The window AGGGTTGGGTTGGATTAGGTCGGCCTAAGTGGTGTGGGCTTAAAGAGGGTGAATggattttcaataataaaaaataatagagaggAGGAAAAACGAGGAGAGAAGCTTACTTTAGATGGGTTGCGTCGAAGGTGGGCTAGACAAAATGGGAGGAAACTCGAGCATAACAAGCATGGTAAGACATTTATGGTGACCATACTGAGAAAACTCACACTGAGAATAGGTTGTCGTGTGATCTATTGGAATGTGTGACGTTTGTACTGAAATGTCGACGGAAACTCGTACAGTCAATTGACTGTTTGATATGAgaataaatagattaaaaaatggATGTAACTAGTGTGTAAAGAACCATACTTGTCAAGTGCTAAAAGACTATTAATTAAACTAGACGTGATGTGCTATAGAAATAGCAGAGTGGAAGGAACACAACTTCTAACAAAACGATAGAGCACAGACACAAACAATTCTAAGAGAGATACCAGGGTCGGGTATTCTGATACCAGGGTCGGGTATTCTCCGATACAATATTGAAAACTTTATATTCAAGTGTGCAGGAAATGCCCTATTTATAGTTGAATAGGCATGAGGTATATAAAGAAATTCTAGCTAGGCATAAATACAAATTCAATCAAAGCTTAATGGCAACATATTTTGtcctaagaatattttataatatggcAATATTCTTAAATACACGAAATCatggaaaataaatacaaatacaatCAAAGCTTAATGGCAACATATTTTGtcctaagaatattttataatatcgcaatattcttaattaaatacccgaaatcatggaaatattaatCCAAGATATACTAGTAggaaatattcatagataactaacatacaatatatatagtactgcttCCTGATCATCAAACAACAACTCCATTGCCCAGAACATTCTCAGTGGTTGACACTCGAAACCTTGTActtctccattcttcttttgCGCATTTTAAGGAATAAGTTGAATAGGTACCAATTTAATAATGCATCTGGCAATCTTTGTATTAAAAGCCACTGCACAGAATGCAACCAGTATGGTGTGCAAATATGTTCATAACCGATGCATCGGATGCTTGCTTTGCTGTACATTTCTGGTGAGGGAGTGAATAAAGAAGCTGTGTTGAAACCTCTTATCATCTTTGTTGCCACAAATAGTGGAACCTACAtgcaatatatacatatattatatatatgatcataagaAGATAATCATGATCAAAcggttaattaattaaaccgcatatatatatatatatatatatatataataattcatatataaccTATGTCTCCTATCTCTCTGATAATcgttagaaaattgaaattatgtaaatatttcaATAGCATGATATCGAATGTTACGATGAAGTATCACCCAATCCATTTTTCGAGagtcttaattattaatattttttaagagtgaAACAACATGGGATCCAATGATCTATATATTCCTCTCACAAAGTGCTTGTTAATTGGGTGGAGGTTCTTACAATCTGTCATTCCCTATGCACGAGGGGGTGAGGAACGAGGTCAAGGGTTTGTCGTGGAAACGGGTTTCTTGttgaactttattttatcattagtaACCAATTAGAAAACTCCGTATAAATCAAAGTAGAAGAATGATTTGGCAAAAACATCAaagaacttatatataatttgtttgttaTACATCAGGAGTCTATGTCTATTTGGGAAAACTTGATCCATGAGATTAGGAGAATGTTACTAAGATTTTCAAAGGTTACAGTCCAGCATAGAGGCCACATGGTCAATGTTATTGTTCATTGTTTGGCAAGACATTCATGACATATTGATGATCTAGTGATTTGGTGAGACTCTTTTTTAGAAATTGTTTCACAATTCATCTGGCATGATGTAATgatgtaatctttttttttttcctatgaataaaacaatattcattgtttataatatatatatatatatattaagggaCTTTTGTAATTATTAGGAGATTTATGTCATCTTCCTCCTTTTAATTTCCTCATAAATACTGAAACTCTATATTCAATTAgttgagaataataaatagaaacaTGCATTTTATAGTCTTGTGAGATAGCTTCTGAGATAGTACTTGAGATCAATAAATAGAGACATGCATGTCTCGAGACTAGATCCCGCGActcatttataattattttctccaGCAATTtctattgagttaaaaaatattttacaattgttgttttataaataagtaatgctaaatatagttatagattgtttaaattaataaattttttaaaaatcataatgaatttaaaaaaaaaaaaatttattattaaaaaattaattttttttttctataaatttatattaattttttttaaaaaaaagtgtacaGTATgactcaaaatattatttttctttgtaaataaaaaaggaaCGTAGGAGTATAAACCTGGCACTGAACATCTATTCCGTGTTCCTCGTATTCCAAACCGATGCATCTCGAGAACATCGCCAGATACCTGCGACATGGTCAAGATCATTAGTGATGGCAGAGAATCTCCAACTAAGTGGGACCAAAACATCTTAGAACATTCTTATTAGATGGgctaaatttatctttaaaatttcactaatatcacatatttttacatttgcctatttcatttaaattcaatctccatattagattagtcattcactctctatataataataaaatattattaaattaataatttttttatttaatttatttatatcacattttataattctaccaatttaatattaataataattatattctaattaaattaatattaaaaaaatcatatttttaaatttcatttaatgctaataaaataaaattgagattaaaattaattggagtgagaaattattatttaatgtttggtgaaccaattgtggttctctatatttggccaatcactgtagcagaaatttaaattattttggagatgactaatccaatgtagagtctttttggtacaaattatctaaattttaactaatctcctcatttggccaagccaatgaggatgctcttagaGCCGACAGTGCACTCTCTCCatgaaaaaatacatgtaatttTGGAAGGTGCATGAATAAATGGAAGTACTAGCTATGTTTATAGGTTTACAGTTCAGCTCTCGACtggatttttctaaaataatcttaaaaagtGATAGTGTAATATTAATGGAGGCCTTACAACAGAAGGGGGTCATTATCAGTATTAGGAAACCTCATTTATGATGTGAAGAGAATGTTTCATCAATTTCAAGAGTTTATGGTTCAACATGTTTCACGCATGAAAAATCAAGTGgctcatttttttaacaagacATGCTTGGAAAGTATAAGATGTGAAAATGTGGATTCATTATGTTCCTTCTTTTATTGCCAGCATGTTTGGTTAGACAACTCTCATGTGCAATTCAAAGttattatatgaatgaaagaagtctttaattaaaaaaaaaaaattgatagaaatcatttcattttgtcTCATTATATCttttcttaatattcaaatatcataaatatacaATAGGatcataaatatacatattttttcattataaatatttaattttttttatttaatcattacttaattattataactttatcaaactttcaaacaaacacaataaacaaattaactttttataatttcaaaataaaaattatattaaaaatttatattctaacaatattttaattttataatcttttaattctattttttttcattttttttccaaaaccaacccataaaacattttaactcaaataatttctatctcataatctcatctcaactcaaatatttcactactatttacaaactatatcAACTCATATTTTCTCAACTTACTATCAAACTAGGACGAAAGGCTGAACAAATAATGAATGATGGTGTAGAAAACGAGAGTAGTAAAGATTTATTCAGAAATACacaaattctaaaagtttttttataattttatttttaaatatatttcaaacacaaaatactttttaattttaaaattttaatttttttatttaatcattatttaaacacaaaaactaatacaacttttttaaatttgaaagcaaaatagaaaaaccaacttcaaaacaagaataatattaataaatatattcaaataatttgtttcgtttataatatttttattcaagttttttaattgtattttcaaaacataataaaacattttcattgaaatcattcactaaaaattataagatatttcAAATATCCCAATATATggcttaattaaaaaaacagaaaatgatgTACAAAAACCAGATGAAACTTACGCTTTTGTGGAAGCATAAAGAGTGCATAACGGGAAAGCAGGAACGGCCATGGAGGAACCAGAACCAATGTTGACAATCGctcctttcttcttctgcaGCATGCCTGGAAGCACAGCTCTCGTCACCCAAGTTGCAGCATCCATATTAACCCTCATAAAGCTCTCCAAAACCTCAGACTCAATCTCATGAATAAACATCGGATAAGGAGGTCCCATCCCAgcattatttat is drawn from Juglans regia cultivar Chandler chromosome 5, Walnut 2.0, whole genome shotgun sequence and contains these coding sequences:
- the LOC109021023 gene encoding very-long-chain 3-oxoacyl-CoA reductase 1-like isoform X5 yields the protein MIFSRSAMEFQDFILIVPCCLGFISLCKTFIRFLKWVWVSFFRPAKNLNEYGSWALVTGSTDGIGKALAFELASKGINLVLVGRNPSKLEATSNEIRERFARKVDVKDIVIDLAKFSGEEISNMVEEGIKGLDVGILINNAGMGPPYPMFIHEIESEVLESFMRVNMDAATWVTRAVLPGMLQKKKGAIVNIGSGSSMAVPAFPLCTLYASTKAYLAMFSRCIGLEYEEHGIDVQCQVPLFVATKMIRGFNTASLFTPSPEMYSKASIRCIGYEHICTPYWLHSVQWLLIQRLPDALLNWYLFNLFLKMRKRRMEKYKVSSVNH